A portion of the Corynebacterium heidelbergense genome contains these proteins:
- a CDS encoding acyl-CoA thioesterase encodes MESETPQSTTTQPHQQPSPEVTLRFLAAPTDVLMAGAMGVHGGRVLEWIDKAAYACAVAWSQSYCVTAYVGHIHFTRPIPSGHIVEVRSRIAYTGRSSMHIVNEVLSADPREGKFTRACDCLVIFVAMDEDRKPKQIPAYEPKTDEEIRVRDAALSRVQLRKAIEEEMLRQSYTDDSTAPELTTRFLAKPTDVNWGGNVHGGTAMQWIDEAATACTMQWSGERTAAVYAGGIRFYRPVHIGDLVEVNARMIRTDARTMSVMVHLRAGDPRQGRETLPVAIHASFAYVSVDLDGNPLAARKFTPVTNEDKRLEQHATKLRELRSTYEPQPLVKPMADTFQLTS; translated from the coding sequence ATGGAATCAGAGACCCCGCAGTCCACCACCACTCAGCCGCATCAGCAGCCCTCCCCCGAAGTGACGCTCCGCTTCCTCGCTGCTCCCACGGATGTCCTCATGGCCGGGGCTATGGGTGTCCACGGTGGGCGCGTGTTGGAATGGATCGACAAGGCGGCCTACGCCTGCGCCGTCGCCTGGTCCCAGTCCTACTGCGTGACCGCCTATGTGGGCCATATCCACTTCACCCGGCCCATTCCCAGTGGCCACATCGTGGAAGTGCGCAGCCGCATCGCCTACACCGGACGCTCCTCCATGCACATCGTCAACGAGGTGCTTTCCGCCGACCCCCGCGAGGGTAAGTTCACCCGGGCCTGCGATTGCCTCGTCATCTTCGTGGCGATGGACGAAGACCGGAAGCCCAAGCAGATTCCCGCCTACGAGCCTAAGACGGATGAGGAAATCCGGGTACGCGACGCCGCCCTGTCCCGGGTACAGTTGCGCAAGGCGATCGAGGAAGAGATGCTGCGCCAGTCCTACACGGACGATTCGACGGCCCCGGAGCTGACCACCCGCTTCCTGGCCAAGCCGACCGACGTGAACTGGGGCGGCAATGTGCACGGTGGCACGGCCATGCAGTGGATCGACGAGGCTGCCACCGCGTGCACCATGCAGTGGTCTGGGGAACGAACCGCAGCCGTGTACGCCGGGGGCATCCGTTTCTACCGCCCCGTGCACATCGGGGACCTGGTCGAGGTCAATGCGCGGATGATTCGTACGGACGCCCGAACCATGTCCGTGATGGTCCACCTGCGCGCGGGGGATCCACGCCAGGGCCGGGAAACGTTACCAGTGGCAATCCACGCTTCCTTCGCCTACGTCTCTGTGGATCTGGACGGCAACCCCCTGGCTGCCCGAAAGTTCACCCCGGTGACCAACGAGGACAAGCGGTTGGAACAGCACGCGACCAAGCTGCGTGAGCTGCGGTCCACCTATGAACCCCAGCCGCTGGTCAAGCCCATGGCGGACACCTTCCAGCTCACGAGCTAG
- a CDS encoding DUF3073 domain-containing protein: MGRGRAKAKQAKVARQLKYNTPEMDLERLQRELSNSEDGESNSSYADEDGWDDWSDKR; this comes from the coding sequence ATGGGTCGCGGCCGTGCCAAGGCAAAGCAAGCCAAGGTTGCTCGCCAGTTGAAGTACAACACTCCAGAAATGGACCTGGAGCGTTTGCAGCGCGAGCTGTCCAATTCTGAGGATGGCGAGAGCAACTCTTCTTATGCCGACGAGGATGGGTGGGACGACTGGAGCGACAAGCGTTAG
- the purM gene encoding phosphoribosylformylglycinamidine cyclo-ligase, translating into MTEHDSHTSEPTGPAADAGRPGTSGGASYAAAGVDIEAGDRAVELFAPLAKAATRPEVRGGLGGFAGLFALGEYEKPLLAASSDGVGTKLAVAQAMDKHDTIGRDLVAMCVDDLVVCGAEPLFLQDYIAIGKVVPEHVAAIVSGIADGCREAGCALLGGETAEHPGAMKPGEYDVSATAVGVVEEAKVMGPDRVRPGDVVIAMASSGLHSNGYSLARHVLLEQAGMPLDEPVQDFGRTLGEELLEPTRIYAKHCLDLANECAVHTYAHITGGGLANNLARVIPEGLVAELNRGTWTPGPIFRLIARTGQVAQEEMEKTFNMGVGMVAVVAEDDAERAMAMLTARHVSAWRLGQVRTAGSSEPGAILTGEHPRA; encoded by the coding sequence ATGACTGAACACGACAGCCACACTTCTGAGCCCACCGGCCCGGCAGCGGACGCGGGCCGCCCCGGAACCTCCGGCGGTGCCTCCTATGCAGCCGCCGGGGTGGACATCGAAGCGGGGGACCGGGCGGTAGAGCTGTTTGCCCCGCTTGCCAAGGCCGCCACCCGCCCGGAGGTCCGCGGTGGATTGGGCGGGTTCGCCGGGCTTTTCGCGCTTGGTGAATACGAAAAACCGCTGCTGGCTGCCTCCTCGGACGGGGTAGGGACCAAGCTCGCGGTGGCCCAGGCCATGGATAAGCACGACACTATCGGCCGGGATCTAGTCGCCATGTGCGTGGACGACCTGGTGGTCTGCGGGGCTGAACCGCTGTTCCTGCAGGACTATATCGCCATTGGCAAGGTGGTGCCCGAGCACGTCGCGGCGATCGTCAGCGGTATCGCCGACGGATGCCGCGAGGCGGGGTGCGCGCTGCTCGGCGGGGAGACGGCGGAGCACCCTGGCGCGATGAAACCCGGGGAGTACGATGTCTCCGCCACCGCCGTGGGAGTGGTGGAGGAAGCCAAGGTCATGGGTCCCGATCGGGTGCGGCCGGGGGATGTGGTCATCGCGATGGCCAGTTCCGGACTGCACTCCAACGGCTATTCTCTGGCCCGCCACGTGCTGCTGGAACAAGCGGGCATGCCCCTGGACGAACCCGTGCAGGATTTCGGCCGCACCCTCGGGGAAGAACTACTTGAGCCGACCCGCATCTACGCCAAACACTGCCTGGATCTCGCTAACGAGTGTGCCGTCCACACGTACGCGCACATCACCGGGGGCGGCCTGGCCAACAACCTGGCCCGGGTGATCCCGGAGGGCCTCGTCGCCGAGCTCAATCGGGGTACATGGACCCCGGGCCCCATCTTCCGGCTTATCGCCCGCACAGGTCAGGTGGCCCAGGAGGAGATGGAGAAGACCTTCAACATGGGGGTGGGCATGGTCGCGGTCGTCGCCGAGGACGACGCCGAGCGTGCGATGGCCATGCTTACTGCGCGGCACGTCTCCGCGTGGCGGCTGGGTCAGGTTCGAACCGCCGGAAGCTCAGAGCCGGGTGCGATTCTCACCGGGGAGCACCCCAGGGCCTAG
- a CDS encoding YgfZ/GcvT domain-containing protein — translation MTNPVPAFPPADSPSPLLAHVPGASALDGTVAAEASGDAEALQRPTAWHYGDPLGEQAKWENGRIGLVDQWDRRALEVAGPEASAWLNNLISQKVDAIGQGEYTEALILDGQGHVEHYLRVLAVDGPEGLRLILDTPATRAEELTDHLRRMIFWAQVEVNPLKAAPLSAVFPAGCLGTAPGPRAGGRASLREVLSEAKLAELPPVARAWSAEALDVAVDFWALRFLGAVPVLDLWSPREQFAATWDALTRPGSDTRGALPLGAMAYQALRIGGREPQIDTDLDARTIPHEVPLFLGSGALSGATQKAVAEEGPAPAAAVHLNKGCYRGQETVSRVHNLGRSPRVLVQLQVDGSQERLPSVGAEVRAANRVVGRIGSVVYDATYGPIALALVKRAVIDRLATDPGAVPPLVADGIDVAVDSTDIHRDTAAQPGRRAVAKLRGISPR, via the coding sequence ATGACTAACCCCGTCCCCGCCTTCCCCCCAGCCGATTCACCCTCACCGCTGCTGGCGCACGTTCCCGGGGCCAGCGCGCTCGACGGGACCGTTGCCGCCGAAGCGTCTGGTGATGCCGAGGCCCTCCAGCGCCCCACGGCTTGGCACTACGGGGATCCCTTGGGAGAGCAGGCCAAATGGGAAAACGGCCGCATTGGGCTGGTGGATCAGTGGGACCGCCGAGCCCTGGAGGTGGCTGGGCCGGAGGCGAGTGCTTGGTTGAACAACCTCATCTCCCAGAAGGTGGATGCCATTGGGCAGGGCGAGTACACCGAGGCTCTCATCCTGGACGGGCAAGGTCACGTGGAGCACTACTTGCGCGTCCTGGCGGTCGATGGGCCCGAGGGCCTGCGGTTGATTTTGGATACCCCCGCCACCCGCGCCGAGGAGCTGACGGACCACCTGCGCCGCATGATCTTCTGGGCCCAGGTGGAGGTCAACCCCCTCAAGGCCGCGCCGCTGAGCGCCGTGTTCCCCGCCGGCTGCCTCGGCACGGCGCCAGGACCGCGAGCCGGGGGGCGGGCAAGCCTTCGAGAGGTTCTCTCGGAGGCGAAGTTGGCCGAGTTGCCTCCGGTGGCCCGCGCGTGGTCCGCAGAGGCGTTAGACGTGGCGGTCGATTTCTGGGCGCTGCGGTTCCTCGGCGCGGTGCCCGTCTTGGATCTGTGGTCACCGCGAGAGCAGTTCGCGGCCACGTGGGATGCTCTCACTCGGCCGGGCAGCGACACGCGCGGGGCCCTGCCCCTGGGCGCGATGGCCTACCAGGCGCTGCGGATTGGCGGCCGCGAACCGCAGATCGATACGGACCTGGATGCGCGCACCATTCCCCACGAGGTGCCGCTGTTCCTCGGCTCAGGGGCCCTTTCCGGAGCTACCCAGAAGGCCGTGGCGGAGGAGGGACCCGCCCCCGCTGCGGCGGTGCACCTCAACAAAGGGTGCTACCGCGGCCAGGAGACGGTCTCCCGCGTTCATAACCTGGGCCGTTCCCCGCGCGTATTGGTGCAGTTGCAGGTGGATGGTTCCCAGGAGCGGCTGCCGTCCGTCGGGGCGGAGGTCCGCGCCGCCAATCGGGTGGTCGGTCGTATTGGTTCTGTTGTTTACGACGCCACCTACGGCCCGATTGCTTTGGCCCTCGTGAAGCGGGCAGTGATCGACCGCCTGGCCACGGATCCTGGGGCAGTGCCACCCTTGGTCGCGGACGGCATCGATGTGGCAGTGGATAGTACGGACATCCACCGAGACACCGCCGCGCAGCCCGGACGGCGGGCCGTTGCGAAACTTCGCGGCATTTCCCCTCGTTAG
- a CDS encoding sterol carrier family protein: protein MNTKHSDTPDEKSVNTRASSRKTGPASAAASPASSNPGAKALAARTAVAAVASWARDPEAHPRPSRADVAAAVRLSIELLAQDAPGQSVEVRVPPFAAVQCVAGPVHRRGTPPNVVQCDPITWLRLAMGDVELVSSSADLSGTRAGEVAHYLPLLEI, encoded by the coding sequence ATGAATACCAAGCACTCCGACACGCCGGACGAGAAATCCGTGAATACCCGGGCAAGCAGCCGGAAGACCGGCCCCGCTTCCGCCGCCGCAAGCCCCGCCTCCTCTAACCCCGGCGCAAAGGCCCTGGCCGCCCGAACCGCCGTGGCTGCGGTGGCGTCGTGGGCCCGGGACCCAGAGGCGCACCCGCGGCCCAGCCGAGCGGACGTTGCGGCGGCCGTGCGGTTGTCTATCGAGCTGTTGGCCCAGGACGCCCCCGGCCAGAGCGTGGAGGTTCGAGTTCCCCCCTTTGCGGCGGTGCAGTGCGTCGCCGGCCCGGTGCACCGGCGCGGAACCCCGCCCAACGTTGTGCAATGCGATCCGATCACCTGGCTACGCCTGGCCATGGGGGACGTGGAACTGGTCTCCTCCTCCGCAGATCTCTCCGGAACGCGCGCCGGGGAGGTCGCTCACTACCTCCCGCTGCTAGAGATCTAG
- the purF gene encoding amidophosphoribosyltransferase: MWAPGEDVSKLTYYGLYALQHRGQEAAGIAVGNGDQIVVFKDLGLVSQVFDEQSLDSLRGHIALGHTRYSTAGGACWENAQPMFRMSPDGTDVALGHNGNLVNHRQLTLQAARLGLVDPKTSPSDSDVMCALLAHNTSEAHPLEEAAMKLFPQVRGAFCVTFTDGTSLYAVRDPHGVRPLSLGKLASGWVVASETAALDIVGAEFVRDVEPGEMVIINGDGLRSRKFAESTRKGCVFEYVYLSRPDSVLNGQSVNDTRVGIGAQLAQEAPADGDLVIPVPESGTPAAVGYAQESGIPFAQGLMKNAYVGRTFIQPSQTIRQLGIRLKLNPLRRVIEGKRLIVVDDSIVRGNTQRALVRMLKDAGAAEVHVRIASPPVKWPCFYGIDFASPSELIANNVDPEDPVGHICEEIGADSLAYVTTAGMVAASGQRREDLCAACFDGIYPLGVPDDDADAEVVRMRLVEEDPNKEPTKGGHDVPVHVLPAGEQETVSAEPERDRRTLND; this comes from the coding sequence GTGTGGGCGCCGGGGGAGGATGTTTCCAAGCTCACCTACTACGGCCTCTACGCCCTTCAGCACCGGGGCCAGGAGGCCGCGGGGATCGCGGTGGGCAACGGGGACCAGATCGTCGTGTTCAAGGATCTGGGCCTGGTCAGCCAAGTCTTCGATGAGCAGTCCCTCGATTCCCTCAGGGGGCATATCGCACTGGGTCATACTCGCTACTCCACGGCCGGGGGAGCGTGCTGGGAGAATGCCCAGCCGATGTTCCGGATGTCCCCGGATGGCACGGACGTGGCCTTGGGGCACAACGGCAACCTCGTCAACCATCGGCAGTTGACCCTCCAGGCCGCTCGGCTGGGCCTGGTCGATCCGAAGACTAGCCCCTCCGACTCGGATGTGATGTGTGCTCTGCTTGCCCACAACACGTCCGAGGCCCACCCGTTGGAAGAGGCCGCGATGAAGCTGTTCCCGCAGGTTCGCGGCGCTTTTTGCGTAACGTTCACAGATGGCACCAGCTTGTATGCAGTGCGGGATCCGCACGGGGTTCGGCCGCTGTCGCTGGGCAAGCTCGCCAGCGGCTGGGTCGTGGCCAGCGAGACGGCCGCCTTGGATATCGTCGGCGCCGAATTCGTCCGGGATGTTGAGCCGGGGGAGATGGTGATCATTAACGGCGACGGGCTGCGCAGCCGGAAGTTCGCCGAATCCACTCGCAAGGGCTGCGTTTTTGAATACGTGTACTTGTCCCGACCCGATTCGGTGCTTAACGGCCAGTCGGTGAACGATACGCGGGTGGGAATTGGCGCGCAGTTGGCCCAGGAGGCCCCCGCCGATGGCGATCTGGTCATCCCCGTCCCCGAATCCGGTACCCCGGCGGCCGTGGGGTACGCCCAGGAATCCGGCATCCCCTTCGCCCAGGGCCTGATGAAGAATGCCTATGTGGGGCGCACATTCATTCAACCCAGCCAGACCATCCGCCAGTTGGGCATCCGGCTCAAGCTCAACCCTCTGCGTCGGGTCATTGAGGGCAAGCGTCTCATTGTGGTCGATGATTCGATCGTCCGGGGCAACACGCAGCGGGCCCTTGTTCGGATGCTTAAGGACGCCGGGGCGGCCGAAGTTCACGTTCGAATAGCCTCGCCGCCGGTGAAGTGGCCCTGTTTCTACGGCATTGATTTCGCTTCGCCCTCGGAACTCATAGCCAACAATGTGGACCCCGAGGACCCGGTCGGGCATATTTGCGAGGAGATCGGTGCCGACAGCCTGGCCTACGTGACCACGGCGGGCATGGTGGCCGCCAGCGGACAGCGGCGGGAAGACCTGTGCGCCGCCTGCTTCGACGGGATCTATCCGTTGGGTGTCCCGGACGACGACGCCGACGCGGAGGTGGTGCGGATGAGGTTGGTGGAGGAAGATCCGAACAAGGAGCCGACAAAGGGCGGGCACGATGTGCCGGTGCACGTCCTTCCCGCTGGGGAGCAAGAAACCGTTAGCGCCGAGCCCGAACGAGACCGGAGAACTCTCAATGACTGA